A genome region from Stenotrophomonas maltophilia includes the following:
- a CDS encoding flagellar motor protein, which yields MDRLSLIGLFLALASLVGGSILKGAGLASLWSPAAFVIVIVGTVAAILLHTSPAVFKHAFKIVRWVVRPPHSDRRELIQQIVEWSNIARRQGLLGLESQVEAQQDPFLRKGLQLLVDGVEPESMRHMLEIELGSQEHQDQAGAKVFEAMGIYAPTLGIIGAVLGLIAVMKNLADPSKLGHGIAAAFTATIYGIASANLLFLPIAAKLKSVISHNTRDREMVIEGLISIAQGENPRNIETNLSGFLH from the coding sequence ATGGATAGACTCAGCCTCATTGGACTCTTTCTCGCCCTGGCCTCGCTGGTCGGTGGCAGCATCCTCAAGGGCGCCGGCCTGGCGTCGCTGTGGTCGCCTGCGGCGTTCGTGATCGTCATCGTCGGCACCGTTGCCGCGATCCTGCTGCACACCTCGCCGGCGGTGTTCAAGCATGCGTTCAAGATCGTGCGATGGGTCGTGCGCCCGCCGCACAGCGATCGTCGCGAACTGATCCAGCAGATCGTCGAGTGGAGCAACATCGCCCGTCGCCAAGGCCTGCTGGGCTTGGAATCGCAGGTGGAAGCGCAGCAGGATCCGTTCCTGCGCAAGGGCCTGCAGTTGCTGGTGGACGGCGTCGAGCCTGAATCGATGCGGCACATGCTGGAAATCGAACTGGGCAGCCAGGAACACCAGGACCAGGCCGGTGCCAAGGTATTCGAGGCGATGGGCATCTACGCGCCCACGCTGGGCATCATCGGCGCCGTGCTCGGCCTGATCGCGGTGATGAAGAACCTGGCCGACCCGAGCAAGCTGGGCCACGGCATCGCTGCCGCGTTCACCGCCACCATCTACGGCATCGCCTCGGCCAACCTGCTGTTCCTGCCGATCGCGGCCAAGCTCAAGAGTGTGATCTCGCACAACACGCGCGACCGCGAAATGGTCATCGAAGGCCTGATCTCGATCGCCCAGGGCGAGAACCCGCGCAACATCGAAACCAACCTCTCCGGCTTCCTGCACTGA
- a CDS encoding chemotaxis protein CheA, giving the protein MSMDLQRFHATFFEESREGLDAMEAGLLALESGQQDAEIINSVFRAAHSIKGGAGTFGFDAIAGLTHVLETLLDELRAGKRALEGHAVDAMLSSVDVLRALLREAEHGQAADPAAVAAVKARLEAVLSGQAAPSAPAAAAAKVDDTPEAWQIGFTPAPSLFMSGNDPLRIIRELEHLGSLQVAARMERLPGFAQLDPLEAHLAWDLGLVGKVPRSKIEDTFAWVLDDCELDIRPAAPPSLATQAPVAATPSTPAAIAPAAPAAPAASGAASQEAETSIRVSVDKVDALINLVGELVITQAMLKQVSHALDPVHAESLFAGLDQLERNTRDLQEAVIGVRMLPVDAVFRRFPRLVRDLSSRLGKQVRLRTVGEGTELDKGLIEKIADPLVHLVRNSIDHGLEMPDVRRGAGKDETGTITLAASHQGGHIVIEVSDDGRGLDRAKILAKATERGLAVPDNPTDSQVWDLIFQPGFSTADAVTDLSGRGVGMDVVRRNIQALGGEVQIESSLGAGTRTLIRLPLTLAILDGMTVAVAGETLILPLAYVLEALQPQAEDIRSMAGEGRVLRVRGEYLPIFSLSEYYGYGNRAPGSESLVVVVEGDGQKIALEVDELVGQQQVVVKNIENNYRRIGGVSGATILGDGRVALIVDIGGLVRSLRMPQAA; this is encoded by the coding sequence ATGAGCATGGACCTGCAACGCTTCCACGCCACCTTCTTCGAGGAGAGCCGCGAAGGCCTCGACGCGATGGAGGCTGGCCTGCTGGCCCTGGAATCGGGGCAGCAGGACGCGGAGATCATCAATTCGGTGTTCCGCGCCGCCCACTCCATCAAGGGCGGCGCCGGCACCTTCGGCTTCGATGCCATCGCCGGCCTGACCCACGTGCTGGAAACGCTGCTCGATGAGCTGCGTGCCGGCAAGCGGGCCCTGGAAGGCCACGCTGTCGACGCCATGCTGTCCTCGGTGGACGTGCTGCGCGCGCTGCTGCGCGAGGCCGAGCACGGCCAGGCTGCCGACCCCGCCGCTGTTGCTGCGGTGAAGGCACGCCTGGAAGCCGTTCTCTCCGGCCAGGCCGCACCGAGCGCGCCGGCCGCTGCCGCCGCCAAGGTGGACGATACGCCGGAAGCCTGGCAGATCGGCTTCACCCCGGCACCGTCGCTGTTCATGAGCGGCAACGATCCGTTGCGCATCATCCGCGAACTGGAACACCTCGGTTCGCTGCAGGTGGCCGCGCGCATGGAACGCCTGCCCGGATTTGCCCAGCTCGACCCGCTCGAGGCCCACCTGGCGTGGGACCTGGGCCTGGTCGGCAAGGTGCCGCGCAGCAAGATCGAAGACACCTTCGCCTGGGTACTGGACGACTGCGAGCTGGACATCCGTCCGGCAGCGCCGCCGAGCCTGGCTACCCAGGCGCCCGTTGCAGCAACCCCTTCCACGCCTGCTGCCATCGCACCGGCAGCGCCTGCTGCGCCAGCCGCCAGCGGCGCTGCCAGCCAGGAAGCCGAGACCTCGATCCGCGTCAGCGTCGACAAGGTCGATGCGCTGATCAACCTGGTCGGCGAACTGGTCATCACCCAGGCCATGCTCAAGCAGGTCTCGCACGCGCTGGACCCGGTCCACGCCGAGAGCCTGTTTGCCGGGCTTGACCAGCTGGAACGCAACACCCGCGACCTGCAGGAAGCAGTGATCGGCGTGCGCATGCTGCCGGTCGATGCGGTGTTCCGCCGCTTCCCGCGCCTGGTCCGCGACCTGTCCAGCCGCCTCGGCAAGCAGGTGCGCCTGCGCACCGTCGGCGAAGGCACCGAGCTGGACAAGGGCCTGATCGAGAAGATCGCCGATCCGCTGGTGCACCTGGTGCGCAACTCGATCGACCACGGCCTGGAAATGCCCGATGTGCGCCGCGGCGCGGGCAAGGACGAGACCGGCACGATCACCCTGGCCGCTTCGCATCAAGGCGGTCATATCGTCATTGAAGTGAGCGACGACGGCCGCGGCCTGGATCGCGCCAAGATCCTGGCCAAGGCCACCGAACGCGGCCTGGCCGTGCCGGACAACCCGACCGATTCGCAGGTCTGGGACCTGATCTTCCAGCCCGGCTTCTCCACCGCCGATGCGGTCACCGACCTGTCCGGGCGCGGCGTCGGCATGGACGTGGTCCGCCGCAACATCCAGGCGCTGGGTGGCGAGGTGCAGATCGAAAGCAGCCTCGGCGCCGGTACCCGCACACTGATCCGCCTGCCGCTGACCCTGGCCATCCTCGATGGCATGACCGTGGCCGTGGCCGGCGAAACCCTGATCCTGCCACTGGCCTATGTGCTTGAGGCGTTGCAGCCGCAGGCCGAGGACATCCGCAGCATGGCCGGCGAAGGCCGCGTGCTGCGCGTGCGTGGCGAGTACCTGCCCATCTTCTCGCTGAGCGAGTACTACGGCTACGGCAACCGTGCACCGGGCAGCGAATCGCTGGTGGTCGTGGTCGAAGGCGATGGCCAGAAGATCGCACTGGAAGTGGACGAGCTGGTCGGCCAGCAGCAGGTGGTGGTGAAGAACATCGAGAACAACTACCGCCGCATCGGTGGGGTGTCCGGTGCCACCATCCTTGGTGACGGCCGCGTGGCACTGATCGTCGACATCGGTGGGCTGGTGCGTTCGCTGCGGATGCCGCAGGCCGCCTGA
- the motD gene encoding flagellar motor protein MotD: MARRKHHEEHANHEAWAIPYADLMTLLLAFFVVMYAISSVNEGKYRIMADALTDAFGGAPRTINPVQVGNKQVQGGGWDSPSVIKSGTKIGPSAPAPSHDPTLLPSMASQMRMPVSVHNQEQIARAERQLNSIADRLTAALAPLIDRGMISVRRTELWIEVEINSDILFPTGSAALDMHARQTLASLAEVLRDVPNSVRVEGHTDNVPIATATFPSNWELSAGRAASVVHLFADQGVQPSRLAMVGYGQFRPREENDSAQGRNRNRRVMVIILADTSHAVDPLGQRLNAATGAADNSTTEQAAATPANAPTSPIAPVKLPPVPAGSRVGAAVPPAMKE, translated from the coding sequence ATGGCCCGCCGCAAGCACCACGAAGAGCACGCCAACCATGAAGCATGGGCGATCCCCTATGCCGACCTGATGACGCTGCTGCTCGCCTTCTTCGTGGTCATGTACGCGATCTCTTCGGTCAACGAGGGCAAGTACCGGATCATGGCCGACGCGCTCACCGATGCCTTTGGTGGTGCGCCGCGCACGATCAACCCGGTGCAGGTCGGCAACAAGCAGGTGCAGGGCGGCGGCTGGGACAGCCCGTCGGTGATCAAGTCCGGCACCAAGATCGGCCCCTCCGCGCCGGCGCCGTCGCACGACCCGACCCTGCTGCCGTCGATGGCCTCGCAGATGCGCATGCCGGTCTCGGTGCACAACCAGGAACAGATCGCCCGTGCCGAGCGCCAGCTCAACAGCATCGCCGACCGCCTCACCGCCGCGCTGGCGCCGCTGATCGACCGCGGCATGATCAGCGTGCGCCGCACCGAGCTGTGGATCGAAGTGGAGATCAACAGCGACATCCTGTTCCCCACCGGCTCGGCCGCGCTGGACATGCATGCACGGCAGACGCTGGCCAGCCTGGCCGAGGTGCTGCGTGACGTGCCCAACAGCGTGCGCGTGGAAGGCCATACCGACAACGTGCCGATCGCCACCGCCACCTTCCCCTCCAACTGGGAGCTGTCGGCCGGACGCGCGGCCAGCGTCGTGCACCTGTTCGCCGACCAGGGCGTGCAGCCGTCGCGGCTGGCGATGGTCGGCTATGGCCAGTTCCGTCCGCGCGAAGAGAACGACAGCGCACAGGGGCGCAACCGCAACCGCCGGGTGATGGTCATCATCCTGGCCGACACCTCGCATGCGGTGGATCCACTTGGCCAGCGCCTCAATGCGGCCACCGGCGCCGCCGACAACAGCACCACCGAACAAGCCGCCGCAACTCCGGCTAACGCCCCCACGTCCCCCATCGCACCGGTGAAGTTGCCGCCGGTGCCGGCTGGCAGCCGTGTCGGCGCCGCCGTTCCCCCGGCAATGAAGGAGTAA
- a CDS encoding flagellar brake protein, translated as MSDGHDTELHDVHAADAADERFLVRNPRQLRHLLRSLIDQRSLINAHIDGRDRSFPTALLDLDEDEDYLLLDGSPQEASNRAAEQADHLLCFAQLERVLVRFRLHALQRVDNDGHVAFRAPLPDELVHLQRRELYRLETPVTDSPQLLLPPGEARAEALSMRVVDISGGGLAVVVPNDCAVFGLQKRYTAQLSLPDGPDLDIELVVCNLLPQRQPNGIEVKRVGMRFDSLPRGGDSAIQRYIFRIDRQRKARRNGEL; from the coding sequence ATGTCCGACGGCCACGACACTGAACTGCACGATGTCCACGCGGCCGACGCCGCGGACGAACGCTTCCTGGTCCGCAACCCCCGCCAGCTGCGCCACCTGCTGCGCTCGCTGATCGACCAGCGATCACTGATCAACGCGCATATCGACGGCCGGGACCGTTCGTTCCCGACCGCCCTGCTTGATCTCGACGAGGACGAAGACTACCTGCTGCTCGACGGCAGCCCGCAGGAGGCATCCAACCGTGCCGCCGAGCAGGCCGACCATCTGCTCTGCTTCGCCCAGCTGGAACGTGTCCTCGTGCGGTTCCGCCTGCACGCGCTGCAACGCGTGGACAACGATGGCCACGTCGCCTTCCGCGCCCCGCTGCCGGACGAACTGGTGCACCTGCAACGCCGCGAGCTGTACCGGCTCGAGACCCCGGTCACCGACTCACCACAGCTGCTGCTGCCACCCGGCGAAGCCCGCGCCGAAGCACTGTCGATGCGGGTGGTGGACATCAGCGGTGGCGGCCTGGCCGTAGTGGTACCCAACGACTGCGCCGTGTTCGGCCTGCAGAAGCGCTACACGGCGCAGCTGTCGCTGCCCGATGGCCCGGACCTGGACATCGAACTGGTGGTCTGCAACCTGCTGCCTCAGCGACAGCCCAACGGCATCGAGGTCAAGCGCGTAGGCATGCGCTTTGACAGCCTGCCGCGCGGTGGCGACAGCGCCATACAGCGCTACATCTTCCGCATCGACCGCCAGCGCAAGGCCCGCCGCAACGGCGAGCTCTGA
- a CDS encoding STAS domain-containing protein, giving the protein MSTVELGEDLGIESTTELKNRLAPLVAQAGELILDASQVARIHTAAVQVLCAFVQARREAGLGTGFHGCTANFRDAARLLGVTQALGLDVTHDNLKSVENAA; this is encoded by the coding sequence ATGAGCACTGTCGAACTGGGTGAGGATCTCGGCATCGAGAGCACCACCGAGCTCAAGAACCGCCTCGCCCCGCTGGTGGCGCAGGCAGGCGAGCTGATCCTGGATGCAAGCCAGGTCGCCCGCATCCACACGGCAGCCGTGCAGGTGCTGTGTGCCTTCGTGCAGGCCCGCCGCGAGGCAGGCCTGGGCACCGGCTTCCACGGTTGCACCGCAAACTTCCGTGACGCCGCGCGCCTGCTGGGCGTCACCCAGGCCCTGGGCCTGGACGTAACCCATGACAACCTGAAATCTGTGGAGAACGCTGCATGA
- a CDS encoding methyl-accepting chemotaxis protein, giving the protein MKWFQDLPIARKLAVGFTLTTLMTLVLGAFALVRLSEANAQLREMAGNDIPSVQHLGEARSQLGEFRTYELAQLSMLDQPEKVADYNKRMDDTAKAVHDELAAYSALPALAKERELYRAASAQLDRYFAANKAMRDAVAAGDGARAQQISDEQSRPARRDLFAAMKALGTHIAGQMDGKIAGANATHRTSMIAIVGCMVLLSLVAAVLAVVISRAVTGPLGKAVHAIQAVARGDLSVSTQATSKDEAGKMLAATAEMTAMLRRFSEQTQLMAQMHAGPDISHRIPEDFPGVYGQLANGINTVIFEHLDAIVDAIEVLNQYAIGNLTPDARRLPGSRAILHESMDAAKASLLAINTQIQQLAAAAAAGDFSQRGDAQRFQHDFKLMIEHLNTMMQVADGNLGQLSQLLQSIAAGDLTARMDGQFNGVFARMRDDANTTVAQLTQIVGQIQASASSITLAAGEIASGNSDLSRRTEQQAANLEETAASMEELTSTVRQNAEHARQANQLAIGAHGVASQGGDVVGQVVTTMSAIEASSKKIAEIISVIDGIAFQTNILALNAAVEAARAGEQGRGFAVVASEVRTLAQRSAAAAKEIKGLIDDSVGKVAEGSSLVHQAGSTMGEIVASVQRVTDIMAEISAASQEQSAGIEQVNQTVVQMDETTQQNAALVEEATAAARAMEDQAVQLGEAVARFRLASQGVAAAPARLANAPQPRQVAAALPATKAAPARPLRASAAQPALAAEGDWQEF; this is encoded by the coding sequence ATGAAGTGGTTCCAAGATCTGCCCATCGCCCGCAAGCTGGCCGTGGGGTTCACCCTCACCACCTTGATGACCCTGGTCCTCGGCGCCTTCGCACTGGTGCGTCTGAGCGAAGCCAACGCGCAGCTGCGCGAGATGGCTGGCAACGACATTCCGTCGGTGCAGCACCTGGGCGAGGCGCGCTCGCAACTGGGCGAGTTCCGCACCTACGAACTTGCACAGCTGAGCATGCTCGACCAGCCGGAGAAGGTCGCCGACTACAACAAGCGCATGGACGACACCGCCAAGGCCGTGCATGACGAGCTGGCCGCGTACTCGGCGCTGCCGGCGCTGGCCAAGGAGCGTGAACTGTATCGCGCGGCGAGCGCGCAGCTGGATCGCTACTTCGCCGCCAACAAGGCGATGCGCGACGCCGTGGCTGCCGGTGATGGCGCACGGGCCCAGCAGATCTCCGACGAGCAGTCGCGCCCCGCGCGTCGCGATCTGTTCGCTGCAATGAAGGCACTGGGCACCCACATCGCCGGCCAGATGGACGGCAAGATCGCCGGCGCCAATGCCACCCACCGCACCAGCATGATTGCCATCGTCGGCTGCATGGTGCTGCTGTCGCTGGTCGCAGCCGTGCTGGCCGTCGTCATCTCGCGTGCAGTGACCGGCCCACTCGGCAAGGCCGTGCATGCCATCCAGGCCGTCGCGCGCGGTGATCTCAGCGTCAGCACCCAGGCCACCAGCAAGGACGAAGCCGGCAAGATGCTGGCCGCCACCGCCGAGATGACCGCGATGCTGCGCCGCTTCAGCGAGCAGACCCAGCTGATGGCGCAGATGCATGCCGGCCCGGACATCAGCCACCGCATTCCCGAAGACTTCCCGGGCGTCTACGGCCAGCTGGCCAACGGCATCAACACGGTGATCTTCGAACACCTCGATGCGATCGTCGATGCCATTGAAGTACTCAACCAGTACGCCATCGGCAATCTGACCCCGGACGCACGCCGCCTGCCCGGCAGCCGCGCCATCCTGCATGAATCGATGGATGCAGCCAAGGCCAGCCTGCTGGCAATCAATACGCAGATCCAGCAGCTGGCTGCAGCAGCGGCCGCAGGCGACTTCAGCCAGCGCGGCGACGCCCAGCGTTTCCAGCACGACTTCAAGCTGATGATCGAACACCTCAACACCATGATGCAGGTGGCTGACGGTAACCTCGGCCAGCTCTCGCAGCTGCTGCAGTCCATTGCCGCAGGCGACCTGACCGCGCGCATGGATGGCCAGTTCAACGGCGTGTTCGCCCGCATGCGCGACGACGCCAACACCACCGTTGCGCAGCTGACCCAGATCGTCGGCCAGATCCAGGCCAGCGCCTCCAGCATCACCCTGGCCGCCGGCGAGATCGCCTCCGGCAACAGCGACCTGTCGCGCCGCACCGAGCAGCAGGCCGCCAACCTGGAAGAAACCGCTGCCTCGATGGAGGAGCTGACCTCCACCGTGCGCCAGAACGCCGAACACGCGCGCCAGGCCAACCAGCTCGCCATCGGTGCGCATGGTGTCGCCTCGCAGGGTGGCGACGTGGTCGGCCAGGTGGTCACCACCATGTCGGCCATCGAAGCCTCGTCGAAGAAGATTGCCGAGATCATCTCGGTCATCGACGGCATCGCGTTCCAGACCAACATCCTGGCGTTGAACGCCGCGGTGGAAGCCGCCCGCGCCGGTGAACAGGGCCGTGGCTTTGCCGTGGTTGCCAGCGAGGTGCGCACCCTCGCCCAGCGCTCCGCTGCCGCCGCCAAGGAGATCAAGGGCCTGATCGACGATTCGGTCGGCAAGGTCGCCGAAGGCTCCAGCCTGGTCCATCAGGCCGGCAGCACCATGGGCGAGATCGTCGCCTCGGTGCAGCGCGTGACCGACATCATGGCCGAGATCTCCGCTGCCTCGCAGGAACAGAGTGCCGGCATCGAGCAGGTCAACCAGACCGTGGTGCAGATGGACGAAACCACCCAGCAGAACGCTGCACTGGTGGAAGAAGCCACTGCTGCCGCACGTGCGATGGAAGACCAGGCCGTGCAGCTGGGCGAAGCCGTAGCGCGCTTCCGGCTGGCATCACAGGGCGTCGCCGCTGCACCGGCACGGCTGGCAAATGCGCCGCAGCCACGCCAGGTCGCGGCTGCCCTGCCCGCCACCAAGGCAGCACCGGCACGACCGTTGCGTGCATCGGCCGCCCAGCCGGCGCTGGCTGCCGAGGGTGACTGGCAGGAGTTCTGA
- a CDS encoding chemotaxis protein CheW, producing MNDKTSSAASAGGEFLSFTLGAEHYGVDILKVQEIRGYDAVTRVPDAPDYIKGVINLRGTIVPVIDLRLKLRLDNARYDAFTVMIVLNVEDRVVGIVVDSVSDVIPLSAEQIRPTPEFGAAVDTRFISGIGTHDDRMLILLDIETLLDSADMGQSTLAEDVAA from the coding sequence ATGAACGACAAGACCAGCTCCGCCGCCAGCGCCGGCGGCGAATTCCTCAGCTTCACGCTCGGCGCCGAGCACTACGGCGTGGACATCCTCAAGGTGCAGGAAATCCGTGGCTACGATGCGGTCACCCGCGTGCCGGATGCCCCGGACTACATCAAGGGCGTGATCAACCTGCGCGGCACCATCGTGCCGGTCATCGACCTGCGCCTGAAGCTGCGCCTGGACAACGCCCGCTACGACGCCTTCACCGTGATGATCGTGCTCAACGTCGAAGACCGCGTGGTCGGCATCGTGGTCGACAGCGTGTCGGACGTGATCCCGCTGTCGGCCGAGCAGATCCGCCCGACCCCGGAGTTCGGCGCTGCGGTCGATACGCGCTTCATCTCCGGCATCGGCACACACGACGACCGCATGCTGATCCTGCTGGACATCGAGACCCTGCTCGACAGCGCCGACATGGGCCAGTCCACCCTCGCCGAAGACGTTGCCGCCTGA
- a CDS encoding chemotaxis protein CheW yields the protein MNSTGVLDDYLDELLGEAIVATPPSTLSSDNAGPCPTSAVAPEREPTWDDLPSEVIYETDAVVAQPAADNAALEAAFDAASTPATVTDTEREPTWDDLPAEVIYETGTVAPTAEDTAALEAAFEAATSGSAGPRPASEAAAEREPTWDDVPDEVVHETAPALAPVTTKAGPEPTWDDLPDEVIYETDAADSHHLAHTDSPGLQAAFEAAAGGEDVPTPPPAVVAPPAPRPVPAPAPAARVAVDAPASSRPGTWQELQAQAHQPASSPHPQNRRAGERTSRWLRLRCGTQAYALELLKVQEVVLPVPLLPLRGTAPAMLGIMNLRGQVVPVMDLGLHLGAAAAEDDAQTRIVVLEEDGETIGLRVSAVEDVANLTDSQIEPPDTARICQISNDLFRGVARVSQRPMILLDATRLLS from the coding sequence ATGAACAGCACAGGCGTATTGGACGACTACCTGGACGAACTGCTGGGCGAAGCGATTGTGGCGACGCCGCCCTCCACCCTGTCATCCGACAACGCCGGCCCCTGCCCGACGAGCGCGGTAGCGCCCGAGCGTGAGCCGACCTGGGACGACCTGCCCTCCGAAGTCATCTACGAGACGGACGCCGTCGTCGCGCAGCCCGCTGCAGACAACGCAGCCCTGGAGGCCGCCTTCGACGCCGCCTCCACGCCCGCGACCGTGACCGACACGGAACGCGAGCCGACATGGGACGACCTGCCGGCCGAAGTGATCTACGAAACCGGAACCGTCGCCCCAACTGCCGAGGACACGGCCGCGCTGGAGGCCGCTTTCGAGGCCGCCACCAGCGGTAGCGCCGGGCCGCGCCCGGCGAGCGAAGCGGCCGCCGAACGCGAGCCGACATGGGACGACGTGCCCGATGAGGTCGTTCATGAGACCGCACCCGCCCTCGCTCCGGTCACAACCAAGGCCGGCCCAGAGCCCACCTGGGACGACTTGCCCGACGAAGTGATCTACGAGACCGACGCGGCCGACAGCCATCACCTCGCCCACACTGACAGCCCAGGGCTGCAGGCCGCATTCGAAGCCGCCGCCGGGGGCGAGGATGTCCCCACGCCGCCGCCGGCCGTGGTCGCGCCCCCGGCACCGCGCCCTGTACCTGCACCTGCCCCGGCGGCGCGCGTTGCCGTGGATGCCCCGGCCAGCAGCCGTCCCGGCACCTGGCAGGAGCTGCAGGCACAGGCGCACCAGCCCGCCAGCAGCCCACACCCACAGAACCGCCGCGCCGGCGAGCGTACCTCGCGCTGGCTGCGCCTGCGCTGCGGGACCCAGGCGTATGCACTGGAACTGCTGAAAGTGCAGGAAGTGGTGTTGCCGGTACCGCTGCTGCCGTTGCGCGGTACTGCGCCGGCGATGCTCGGGATCATGAACCTGCGTGGCCAGGTGGTGCCGGTGATGGACCTCGGCCTGCACCTCGGTGCCGCGGCAGCGGAAGACGACGCCCAGACCCGCATCGTGGTGCTGGAAGAGGATGGCGAGACCATCGGCCTGCGTGTGTCGGCAGTGGAAGATGTCGCCAACCTCACCGATTCGCAGATCGAGCCACCCGATACCGCCCGGATCTGCCAGATCTCCAATGATCTGTTTCGCGGCGTCGCCCGGGTCAGCCAGCGGCCGATGATCCTGCTCGATGCCACGCGGCTGTTGAGTTGA
- a CDS encoding ParA family protein, translating to MRIWAVANQKGGVGKTTTTLALGRGLAALGHRVLLIDLDPHASLSRAFGVPVDPPPAGVLELFGAPPADLSSLCHASSIHGLDYVCAQSALATLERRSANQPGLGLALQNALARHQGQHDYILLDCAPTLGLLMINALAAADRLIIPTQAEPLALHGLDGMVRTGEMVERSRRRPLPISILPTLFDRRTRAGNESLRTMQDRHGTRVWEDAIPIDTRISNAAGLTLPSVGEDYPGRGLAAYRRALNWILGEDARALEQAA from the coding sequence ATGCGCATCTGGGCAGTCGCCAACCAGAAGGGCGGAGTCGGCAAGACCACCACCACCCTCGCCCTCGGCCGTGGCCTGGCCGCGCTTGGCCATCGCGTATTGCTGATCGACCTCGATCCGCATGCCTCGCTCAGCCGCGCCTTCGGCGTGCCGGTGGATCCGCCCCCGGCCGGCGTACTGGAACTGTTCGGCGCCCCGCCGGCAGATCTTTCCAGCCTGTGCCATGCCAGCAGCATCCACGGTCTGGACTATGTCTGCGCGCAGTCGGCGCTGGCCACGCTGGAGCGCCGCAGCGCCAACCAGCCCGGCCTCGGCCTGGCCCTGCAGAACGCGCTGGCGCGCCACCAGGGCCAGCACGACTACATCCTGCTGGACTGTGCCCCCACCCTCGGCCTGTTGATGATCAATGCGCTGGCCGCTGCGGACCGCCTGATCATTCCCACCCAGGCCGAGCCGCTGGCCCTGCACGGCCTGGATGGCATGGTCCGCACCGGCGAGATGGTCGAGCGCTCGCGCCGCCGCCCCCTGCCGATCTCGATCCTGCCGACCCTGTTCGACCGCCGCACCCGCGCCGGCAACGAATCGCTGCGCACCATGCAGGATCGTCACGGCACCCGCGTGTGGGAAGACGCGATTCCGATCGATACCCGCATCAGCAATGCCGCAGGCCTGACCCTGCCCAGCGTCGGCGAGGACTACCCCGGCCGCGGCCTGGCCGCCTACCGCCGCGCCCTGAACTGGATCCTCGGCGAAGATGCCCGTGCCCTGGAGCAGGCGGCATGA
- a CDS encoding response regulator, producing the protein MSARILVVDDSASMRQMVSFALTSAGFAVEEAEDGAVALGRAKGQRFNAVVTDVNMPNMDGIALIRELRQLPDYKFTPLLMLTTESAADKKSEGKAAGATGWLVKPFNPEQLVATVQKVLG; encoded by the coding sequence ATGAGCGCACGTATCTTGGTGGTGGACGATTCGGCGTCGATGCGCCAGATGGTTTCCTTCGCCCTCACCTCGGCCGGTTTTGCCGTCGAAGAAGCCGAAGACGGCGCGGTCGCGCTCGGTCGCGCCAAGGGCCAACGCTTCAACGCGGTGGTCACCGACGTCAACATGCCGAACATGGACGGCATTGCGCTGATCCGCGAACTGCGCCAGCTGCCGGACTACAAGTTCACCCCGCTGCTGATGCTGACCACCGAGTCGGCCGCCGACAAGAAGTCCGAAGGCAAGGCCGCCGGCGCCACCGGCTGGCTGGTCAAGCCGTTCAATCCGGAACAGCTGGTCGCCACCGTGCAGAAAGTGCTGGGCTGA